A DNA window from Hordeum vulgare subsp. vulgare chromosome 1H, MorexV3_pseudomolecules_assembly, whole genome shotgun sequence contains the following coding sequences:
- the LOC123418516 gene encoding uncharacterized protein LOC123418516 → MGNYLSCTLAKTPGGKGARVILPDGAVRQVTLPATAAELMMDAPGHFLAETRHARVGTRLEALHADEDLEMGAVYATFPMKRIGTKLAATDMARLAAAATREARRSAKVSAVGAAAAAAPEPAVTFVPAAEETPSPRARLDEMVDDAVAAEIGVLKHRLSSARSRRPNLETIHEENHLLCRR, encoded by the coding sequence ATGGGGAACTACCTGTCGTGCACGCTGGCCAAGACGCCCGGCGGGAAGGGGGCGAGGGTGATCCTGCCCGACGGCGCGGTGCGGCAGGTGACGCTGCCGGCCACGGCGGCGGAGCTCATGATGGACGCGCCGGGCCACTTCCTGGCCGAGACGCGCCACGCGCGCGTCGGCACACGCCTCGAGGCGCTCCACGCCGACGAGGACCTCGAGATGGGCGCCGTCTACGCCACCTTCCCCATGAAGCGCATCGGCACCAAGCTGGCCGCCACCGACATGGCCCGCCTCGCCGCCGCGGCCACCCGGGAGGCCCGGCGCTCCGCCAAGGTCTCCGCCGTGGGGGCCGCGGCGGCGGCTGCACCAGAGCCGGCCGTGACCTTCGTGCCGGCTGCGGAGGAGACGCCGTCGCCCAGGGCGCGGCTGGACGAGATGGTGGACGACGCCGTGGCCGCGGAGATCGGCGTGCTCAAGCACCGGCTCAGCAGCGCGCGCTCCAGGCGGCCCAACCTCGAGACCATCCACGAGGAGAATCACCTCCTGTGCAGACGCTGA